Proteins from one Rosa chinensis cultivar Old Blush chromosome 7, RchiOBHm-V2, whole genome shotgun sequence genomic window:
- the LOC121050656 gene encoding protein ALP1-like, with the protein MDKQVFMMLVNDLEKIMKGSRNMSIVEMLAMFLYILGQGQSNRSTQERFQRSGETVSRYFDIMLEIFYNMAKVLINPRDPEFRSIPQEILTDSRYMPHFKDCIGAIDGVHVQASISPCDHVPYIGRKGIPTQNVLAICNFDMQFTFACAGWEGTAYDSRVFLTALRNPQSNFPKPPNGKYYVVDAGYPQMKGYLGPYKGERYHLPHFRRGDEPTGHKEIFNHAHSSLRGVIERTLGVWKKKWSILRDMPHFPYEKQVTIVIATMALHNYIRRYAQRDIDFDESGNYSSEETSEEMEDNEHDGDGSGREEMEVLRNAIAQSLMNAST; encoded by the exons ATGGATAAACAAGTCTTCATGATGCTTGTAAATGATTTGGAAAAGATAATGAAGGGTTCAAGAAACATGAGTATCGTTGAAATGTTGGCTATGTTTCTTTATATTTTGGGACAAGGTCAGTCTAATAGGAGTACACAAGAACGTTTTCAACGTTCTGGTGAGACGGTTAGTAGGTATTTTGATATAATGTTAGAGATTTTCTATAATATGGCAAAAGTGCTCATAAATCCAAGGGATCCGGAATTTAGGAGCATTCCACAAGAAATTCTCACTGATTCAAGATACATGCCTCATTTTAAG GATTGCATTGGTGCTATCGATGGTGTTCATGTTCAAGCTTCGATATCTCCATGTGATCATGTGCCATATATTGGAAGAAAAGGGATACCCACCCAAAATGTATTGGCTATATGCAACTTCGACATGCAATTCACATTTGCATGTGCAGGGTGGGAAGGCACCGCCTATGATAGTAGAGTATTCTTAACAGCTCTACGCAATCCTCAATCGAATTTTCCTAAACCCCCaaatg GAAAATACTATGTGGTGGATGCCGGATATCCACAAATGAAGGGTTATTTAGGACCATATAAAGGTGAGCGGTACCACCTTCCACATTTCCGTAGAGGTGATGAGCCGACCGGTCATAAAGAAATATTCAATCATGCACATTCTTCACTTAGAGGTGTTATTGAGCGCACTTTGGGGGTATGGAAGAAGAAATGGAGTATTTTACGTGATATGCCTCACTTTCCTTATGAAAAACAAGTTACGATAGTTATTGCTACTATGGCTCTTCATAACTACATACGCAGATATGCTCAACgagatattgattttgatgaaagtggAAATTACTCAAGTGAAGAGACTAGTGAAGAGATGGAGGATAATGAACATGATGGAGATGGTTCGGGAAGAGaagaaatggaggtgttaagaaatgcaattgcacaaagtctaatgaatgcatctacttag